In Myxocyprinus asiaticus isolate MX2 ecotype Aquarium Trade chromosome 46, UBuf_Myxa_2, whole genome shotgun sequence, a single window of DNA contains:
- the LOC127435935 gene encoding secretory carrier-associated membrane protein 5-like, with the protein MAENNFPPLPRFIPLKPCFYQDFNEIPDQFRTTCKRMYYLWILHSATLAVNLIGCLAWMCGGGGATNFGMSILWLILFTPCSYVCWFRPIYKAFKTDSSFNFMAFFFVFMAQVVISIIQAVGIPGWGVCGWLATITFFSTNIGSAVVMLIPTIMFTAVAVLSFIALTKVHNFYRGSGGSMSKAQEEWTTGAWKNPHVQQAAQQAAMGAAQGAVQGQQYSAAPTYNYDEPM; encoded by the exons ATGGCAG AAAACAATTTCCCCCCTCTTCCACGGTTCATTCCTCTGAAGCCATGCTTTTACCAAGACTTCAATGAGATTCCAGACCAATTTCGGACAACGTGTAAACGGATGTATTACCTATGGATCT TACACAGTGCTACCCTAGCAGTGAACCTGATTGGGTGTCTGGCATGGATGTGCGGTGGGGGCGGGGCAACCAATTTTGGAATGTCCATTCTGTGGCTGATACTGTTCACCCCATGCTCATACGTGTGCTGGTTTAGGCCCATCTACAAGGCCTTCAA GACAGACAGCTCTTTCAACTTTATGGCATTTTTCTTCGTATTCATGGCGCAGGTGGTGATCAGTATCATACAGGCAGTTGGAATCCCAGGATGGGGAGTGTG tggCTGGTTGGCAACGATTACTTTTTTCAGCACTAATATCGGCTCTGCTGTTGTTATGCTGATTCCCACCATTATGTTCACTGCTGTGGCTGTTCTCTCATTCATTGCCCTCACCAAG GTTCACAACTTCTACCGTGGCAGTGGGGGCAGCATGAGCAAGGCTCAAGAAGAATGGACCACCGGTGCTTGGAAGAACCCTCATGTCCAGCAGGCAGCACAACAGGCAGCAATGGGGGCTGCACAGGGGGCCGTGCAGGGCCAACAGTACTCCGCTGCCCCAACCTACAACTACGACGAGCCAATGTAG
- the LOC127435974 gene encoding inhibitory synaptic factor 1-like: MFHCTLLGPLDLSQSLDRRAEIRRHIKMVMEQLEEVLTELKDVAKELREVVAQIDKLTSDIDLDLEDDLSLVCCSEDHGRSLGDLFHTETLSGNHDLSRLCHNPLLDTVRNTTTVKNRELDLFRRSCGDLPALNGPLRAPNSPKASWLFGSGRRIQYYDKTYHALCCDDDYNEDRGGLRSSRLSSTDSVFSSSPTRFLTPRSTRKTYSSPDSKKIALRSCSTQTVSDKSTQTHFPYIPAKQRPSSDNKN; encoded by the exons ATGTTTCACTGCACACTGCTAGGACCCCTTGACCTGAGCCAGAGCCTTGACCGGAGAGCAGAGATCCGCAGGCACATTAAGATGGTCATGGAGCAGCTGGAGGAAGTTCTCACCGAGCTCAAGGACGTGGCGAAAGAACTCCGGGAG GTTGTGGCTCAGATTGACAAACTGACATCTGATATTGACCTTGACCTAGAAGATGACCTGTCGCTGGTGTGCTGCAGTGAGGATCATGGGAGATCATTGGGTGACCTCTTCCATACTGAGACGTTATCCGGCAACCATGACCTCAGCCGCTTATGTCACAATCCTCTGCTAGACACAGTCCGGAACACAACCACAGTTAAGAATCGAGAATTAGACCTCTTCCGACGAAGCTGTGGAGACCTACCTGCCCTGAATGGACCGTTAAGGGCCCCAAACAGTCCAAAAGCCTCCTGGCTCTTTGGATCTGGGAGAAGGATCCAATACTATGATAAGACGTACCATGCATTATGCTGTGATGATGATTATAATGAAGATAGAGGTGGTTTGAGATCATCAAGGCTTTCGTCCACCGATTCTGTGTTTTCATCTTCACCTACACGGTTTCTGACACCAAGATCCACTCGCAAGACTTATTCTAGTCCGGACTCAAAGAAAATAGCCCTTCGTAGTTGCAGTACCCAAACTGTTTCAGataaaagcacacaaacacactttcctTACATTCCAGCCAAGCAAAGGCCTTCAAGTGACAATAAAAACTAA
- the LOC127435805 gene encoding protein mono-ADP-ribosyltransferase PARP16-like → MQPSFPTAAVRELVCSCLHRNPVAADLRCSLFVAAVQSYKRDSVLRPFPPQYLRGETKDFEELQKDVDTLPNVRDLVRLGHGNGDHHLALVHWVLSSKGFDVKTLQKEEFPRLSQLTQSEGSAPTPDFLFELQYFNLLNSKFERTWAGRDLIYAFHGSRLENFHSIIHNGLHCHLNKTSLFGEGTYLTSDLSMAILYGPHGNGWRESVLGPLLSCIALCEIIDHPDVKCQVKKKDSESIDHQRLRARNSEGGEVPEKYFVVTNNELLRVKYLLVYSQRRYRRHAQGTSWLVRHHFAIMMGLYLLLLIFIGAINSSAFQSFWHRMFR, encoded by the exons ATGCAGCCGTCTTTCCCAACAGCTGCAGTCAGAGAGCTGGTGTGCTCCTGTCTGCATCGAAACCCTGTAGCGGCGGACCTGCGCTGCAGCCTATTTGTGGCCGCTGTACAGAGCTATAAACGTGATTCAGTGCTCCGACCGTTCCCTCCTCAATACCTTAGAGGAGAGACCAAAGACTTTGAGGAACTG CAAAAAGATGTGGACACCTTACCAAATGTGAGAGATCTGGTTCGTCTGGGACACGGAAATGGAGACCATCACCTGGCTCTTGTTCACTGGGTTCTCTCGTCTAAGGGTTTCGATGTGAAGACCCTTCAGAAAGAGGAG TTTCCCAGACTCAGTCAGCTGACCCAAAGTGAGGGGTCTGCTCCAACCCCAGACTTCCTCTTTGAACTTCAGTACTTTAATCTGCTCAACTCCAAGTTTGAGAGAACATGGGCTGGACGGGATCTAATCTATGCATTCCATGGCAGCAGACTGGAAAACTTCCATTCCATCATACACAATGGATTACACTGCCATCTGAATAAG ACATCACTGTTTGGGGAAGGCACATACCTGACCAGTGACCTCAGCATGGCTATCCTGTATGGTCCTCATGGTAACGGATGGAGGGAAAGTGTTCTTGGGCCGTTGCTCAGCTGCATTGCCTTGTGTGAAATCATTGATCATCCAGATGTGAAATGTCAGGTGAAGAAGAAAG aCTCAGAGAGTATTGATCACCAGCGTCTGAGGGCCAGGAACAGTGAAGGAGGTGAGGTGCCTGAGAAGTACTTTGTGGTGACCAACAATGAGCTATTGAGAGTGAAATACCTGCTGGTGTACTCTCAGAGACGCTACAGACG ACATGCTCAAGGGACGTCATGGCTCGTCAGACATCATTTTGCGATAATGATGGGCCTCTATCTTCTGCTCCTCATATTCATTGGTGCCATCAACTCGTCTGCTTTCCAGTCCTTCTGGCACAGAATGTTCCGGTGA